From Anaerohalosphaera lusitana, one genomic window encodes:
- a CDS encoding lactate racemase domain-containing protein, translating to MLYYARGSETDNLSSADLQQGLVEALDKLGQREKVLAIPPDITRFYSRAGELTRHAWEYFGDRLTDVLPALGTHFPMTEDEIERMFGDMPKELFRKHDWRNDLATLGEVPAEFVRDVSEGKVDFSWPAQVNSLLVDGGFDLILSVGQVVPHEVIGMANHNKNIFVGTGGVEGINKSHFLGAAYGMERIMGRADTPVRRVLNYASEHFAADLPIMYIQTVIEATENGQAVRGLFIGDDTECFEKAAELSLKVNFQMLDKPIKKAVVYLEPEEFKSTWLGNKSIYRTRMAMADGGELIVLAPGLREFGEDPQIDKLIRKYGYVGTDRVLELVDENADLRVNLSAAAHLMHGSSDGRFGVTYCPGKITQAEIESVNFEYADCGQMMAKYDPTKLKDGWNSVDGEEIYFISNPGMGLWAHADRFK from the coding sequence ATGCTGTATTACGCGCGAGGGAGCGAAACTGACAATCTTAGCAGCGCCGACCTGCAGCAGGGTCTGGTCGAAGCACTGGACAAGCTGGGGCAGCGAGAGAAGGTGCTCGCGATCCCGCCTGATATTACGCGGTTCTATTCGCGGGCGGGAGAGCTGACGCGGCATGCATGGGAGTATTTTGGAGATCGACTGACGGATGTGCTGCCTGCGTTGGGAACGCACTTTCCGATGACGGAAGATGAGATCGAGCGCATGTTCGGTGATATGCCGAAGGAGCTGTTTCGCAAGCATGACTGGCGGAACGATCTGGCGACGCTGGGTGAGGTTCCGGCTGAGTTCGTTCGCGATGTCAGCGAGGGCAAGGTCGATTTCAGTTGGCCCGCACAGGTGAACAGTCTGCTTGTTGACGGCGGGTTCGATCTGATACTATCTGTCGGTCAGGTTGTGCCTCACGAAGTCATCGGCATGGCCAACCACAACAAGAATATCTTCGTGGGCACGGGCGGCGTTGAAGGAATCAACAAGAGCCATTTTCTTGGTGCCGCGTACGGCATGGAGCGGATCATGGGTCGTGCGGATACGCCTGTGAGGCGCGTGCTTAATTATGCGTCGGAGCATTTTGCGGCTGATCTGCCGATTATGTACATCCAGACGGTAATAGAGGCTACCGAAAATGGTCAGGCTGTACGCGGGCTGTTTATCGGTGACGATACCGAGTGCTTTGAAAAGGCTGCAGAGCTTTCGCTGAAAGTAAATTTTCAGATGCTGGATAAGCCGATCAAGAAAGCTGTGGTATATCTCGAGCCCGAAGAGTTCAAGAGCACGTGGCTTGGCAACAAGAGCATTTACAGAACGCGGATGGCGATGGCGGACGGCGGTGAGCTTATAGTGCTCGCGCCGGGGTTGCGTGAGTTCGGCGAGGATCCGCAGATAGATAAGCTGATCAGGAAGTACGGCTATGTAGGCACGGATCGTGTGCTGGAGTTGGTTGACGAAAACGCGGACCTGCGGGTTAATCTAAGTGCCGCGGCCCATCTAATGCACGGTTCATCGGACGGGCGGTTCGGAGTAACGTACTGTCCGGGCAAGATTACGCAGGCTGAAATAGAATCTGTCAATTTCGAGTATGCGGACTGTGGGCAGATGATGGCGAAGTACGATCCGACGAAGCTGAAGGACGGCTGGAACAGTGTTGACGGTGAGGAAATATATTTCATATCCAACCCGGGCATGGGTCTGTGGGCGCATGCTGACAGATTTAAGTAA
- a CDS encoding HAD family hydrolase — MSDHTKELREMKPTSDYLVAIDSDGCVFDAMGIKQRECFCPMLIAHFGLQPVAEAARDCKDFADLFSKTRGANRHKTAVRILTELLPSHPMVKERGFDVPNYPHYVQWVNEPDSLLSDAGLKKAIAEERREEARKELEMVLKWSQRVNEMVAEVVKNVPPFPYVRESLEKIEGTADIIVCSSTPTEALKREWAEHGVAKYVKVIAGQEMGKKEEHLAVMCEKYDKDKIIMMGDAPGDMKAAKKNDVMFYAINPGAEAMSWKRFHDEAFDKFMAGEYAGQYEQMVIDEFDEYLPENPPWMAV, encoded by the coding sequence ATGTCTGACCATACGAAAGAACTTCGTGAAATGAAACCGACCAGCGATTACCTGGTCGCGATAGATTCGGACGGATGCGTATTCGATGCGATGGGTATCAAGCAGCGTGAGTGTTTCTGCCCGATGCTTATAGCACATTTCGGTCTGCAGCCTGTGGCCGAAGCAGCCAGGGACTGCAAGGATTTTGCGGACCTGTTCAGCAAGACACGCGGCGCAAATCGTCACAAGACAGCAGTGCGGATACTGACGGAGCTGCTGCCGAGCCATCCGATGGTGAAGGAACGCGGCTTCGATGTTCCGAATTATCCGCACTATGTACAGTGGGTCAACGAGCCTGACAGTCTGCTCAGTGATGCCGGGCTGAAAAAGGCAATCGCCGAGGAAAGACGTGAAGAAGCCAGAAAAGAGCTCGAAATGGTGCTCAAGTGGAGCCAGCGGGTCAACGAGATGGTCGCAGAGGTGGTCAAGAACGTGCCGCCCTTCCCGTATGTCCGTGAGAGCCTGGAAAAGATCGAGGGCACGGCTGATATAATCGTATGTTCGTCGACGCCTACAGAAGCGCTGAAGCGTGAGTGGGCCGAGCACGGCGTGGCGAAGTATGTGAAGGTGATCGCAGGCCAGGAGATGGGTAAGAAGGAAGAGCATCTCGCGGTCATGTGCGAGAAGTATGACAAGGACAAGATCATCATGATGGGCGATGCGCCGGGTGACATGAAGGCCGCGAAGAAGAACGACGTGATGTTCTATGCGATCAATCCCGGGGCCGAGGCGATGAGCTGGAAGCGTTTCCATGATGAAGCGTTCGATAAGTTCATGGCGGGCGAGTATGCAGGTCAGTACGAGCAGATGGTGATCGATGAGTTTGACGAATATCTGCCCGAGAATCCACCATGGATGGCGGTGTAG
- a CDS encoding SDR family oxidoreductase, whose product MFDVKDKAVIVTGGGGVLCGAVAKDLASRGAKVCIVDYHEESAKRKAEEINEAGGQAWGVKGNVLETEAMKAAFDFAVEKMGCVDVLINGAGGNRKEATTSEQMSFFDIPADAIRSVFDLNFLGTVIPSQIIGKYMCENSGGVILNVSSMNAFRPLTKIAAYSAAKAAVSNFTQWLAVHMCQNYSDNIRVNALAPGFFLTEQNRFLLTEEKTGDLTPRGKTIIDHTPMDRFGDAEDLCGTVLWLVSDASKFVTGIVVPVDGGFSAFSGV is encoded by the coding sequence ATGTTTGACGTTAAAGATAAAGCGGTAATTGTAACCGGCGGCGGCGGTGTTTTGTGCGGAGCGGTAGCGAAGGATCTTGCCAGCCGTGGTGCGAAGGTGTGCATCGTCGATTATCATGAGGAAAGTGCGAAACGTAAGGCTGAGGAAATAAACGAAGCCGGCGGACAGGCCTGGGGCGTCAAGGGCAATGTGCTCGAGACTGAGGCCATGAAGGCTGCGTTCGATTTTGCCGTGGAGAAGATGGGCTGCGTGGATGTGCTAATCAACGGCGCGGGAGGAAACCGAAAGGAAGCAACGACTTCCGAGCAGATGTCGTTCTTTGACATACCGGCCGATGCGATCCGCAGCGTGTTCGATCTGAACTTCCTGGGGACGGTCATTCCGAGCCAGATAATCGGCAAGTATATGTGCGAGAACAGCGGCGGAGTCATACTGAACGTGTCAAGCATGAACGCATTCAGGCCTTTGACAAAGATCGCGGCGTACAGTGCGGCTAAGGCTGCAGTAAGTAACTTCACTCAGTGGCTGGCTGTGCATATGTGCCAGAATTATTCGGACAATATCCGCGTCAATGCGTTGGCGCCGGGCTTTTTCCTGACGGAACAGAATCGGTTCCTTTTGACTGAGGAAAAGACTGGCGATCTGACGCCTCGCGGTAAGACTATCATCGATCATACCCCAATGGACAGGTTCGGCGATGCTGAGGATCTGTGCGGCACGGTTCTGTGGCTGGTGAGCGATGCCTCGAAATTCGTGACGGGTATCGTCGTGCCGGTCGACGGCGGGTTCAGTGCGTTCAGCGGTGTATAG